One segment of Vidua macroura isolate BioBank_ID:100142 chromosome 24, ASM2450914v1, whole genome shotgun sequence DNA contains the following:
- the PFKFB2 gene encoding 6-phosphofructo-2-kinase/fructose-2,6-bisphosphatase 2 isoform X2, producing the protein MSAAPRGCAGAPRGRAGEKQCSWASYMTNSPTLIVMIGLPARGKTYMSKKLTRYLNWIGVPTKVFNLGVYRREAVKSYKSYDFFRHDNKEAMEIRKRCALVALEDVKSYLLEECGQIAVFDATNTTRERRDLILNFAKENAFKVFFVESVCDDPEVIAANILEVKVSSPDYPERHRENVMDDFLKRIECYKVTYQPLDPDAKDKDLSFIKVINVGQRFLVNRVQDYIQSKIVYYLMNIHVQPRTIYLCRHGESEYNLVGRIGGDSGLSARGKQFSQALKKFIEEQEIVDLKVWTSQLKRTIQTAESLGVLYEQWKILNEIDAGVCEEMTYAEIEAKYPDEFAMRDQEKYLYRYPGGESYQDLVQRLEPVIMELERQGNVLVISHQAVMRCLLAYFLDKSADELPYLRCPLHTILKLTPVAYGCKVETITLDVEAVNTHRDKPSLNSHDLPSRQSPVRMRRNSFTPRASADTVKRPRHHSLGSKPLHLLGPLPSLEARGPFPSLEAREGAEQPQLEVTVQPPEGNACL; encoded by the exons ATGtcggcggcgccgcggggctGCGCCGGGGCCCCGCGGGGCAGGGCCGGCGAGAAGCAGTGCT catgggCTTCCTACATGACCAACTCCCCGACGCTGATCGTGATGATCGGGCTGCCTGCGAGGGGCAAGACCTACATGTCCAAAAAGCTCACCCGCTACCTCAACTGGATCGGGGTGCCCACCAAAG TGTTTAATTTAGGGGTGTATCGGCGCGAGGCGGTGAAGTCCTACAAGTCCTACGACTTCTTCAGGCACGACAACAAAGAGGCCATGGAAATCCGCAA ACGCTGTGCCCTGGTGGCTCTGGAAGATGTGAAGTCTTACCTCTTGGAGGAGTGCGGGCAAATAGCT GTGTTTGATGCGACCAACACGACTCGGGAGCGGCGGGACCTGATCTTAAATTTTGCTAAGGAAAATGCTTTCAAG GTGTTTTTCGTGGAGTCTGTCTGTGATGATCCAGAGGTCATCGCTGCCAATATCCTG GAGGTGAAAGTTTCCAGCCCTGACTACCCAGAGAGGCACCGGGAGAATGTGATGGACGATTTCCTGAAGAGGATCGAGTGCTACAAGGTCACCTACCAGCCTCTGGACCCGGATGCTAAGGACAA AGATCTTTCCTTCATTAAAGTGATCAACGTGGGCCAGCGGTTCCTGGTCAACCGAGTCCAGGACTACATCCAGAGTAAAATTGTCTATTACCTGATGAACATCCACGTCCAGCCACGCACCATCTACCTCTGCCGGCACGGCGAGAGCGAGTACAACCTCGTGGGCAGGATTGGTGGGGACTCTGGTCTGTCAGCCCGGGGCAAGCAG TTTTCCCAGGCGCTGAAGAAGTTCATTGAGGAGCAGGAGATCGTGGACCTGAAGGTGTGGACGAGCCAGCTGAAGAGGACAATCCAGACAGCCGAGTCCCTGGGGGTGCTCTACGAGCAGTGGAAGATCCTCAACGAGATCGATGCT gGGGTCTGTGAAGAAATGACCTACGCAGAAATTGAAGCCAAGTATCCAGATGAGTTTGCCATGAGGGATCAGGAGAAATATCTTTATCGTTATCCTGGAGGGGAG TCCTACCAGGACTTGGTGCAGCGCCTGGAGCCAGTAATTATGGAGCTGGAAAGGCAAGGCAACGTCCTGGTTATCTCCCACCAGGCAGTTATGAGGTGCCTCCTGGCTTATTTTCTTGACAAGAGTGCAG ATGAGCTGCCCTACCTGCGCTGCCCCCTCCACACCATTCTCAAGCTCACACCTGTTGCCTATG GCTGCAAGGTGGAGACAATTACCCTGGATGTGGAAGCAGTGAACACCCACCGGGACAAACCTTCCCTGAACTCA CACGACctccccagcaggcagagccctgtgaggatgaggaggaacaGCTTTACCCCGCGGGCCAGCGCCGACACCGTAAAGCGCCCGCGGCaccacagcctgggcagcaaACCCCTCCATCTGCTGGGGCctctcccatccctggaagctcGAGGgcctttcccatccctggaagctcGAGAAGGggctgagcagccacagctggaagTCACTGTCCAG CCTCCAGAGGGAAATGCTTGCCTCTGA
- the PFKFB2 gene encoding 6-phosphofructo-2-kinase/fructose-2,6-bisphosphatase 2 isoform X1 — MSAAPRGCAGAPRGRAGEKQCSWASYMTNSPTLIVMIGLPARGKTYMSKKLTRYLNWIGVPTKVFNLGVYRREAVKSYKSYDFFRHDNKEAMEIRKRCALVALEDVKSYLLEECGQIAVFDATNTTRERRDLILNFAKENAFKVFFVESVCDDPEVIAANILEVKVSSPDYPERHRENVMDDFLKRIECYKVTYQPLDPDAKDKDLSFIKVINVGQRFLVNRVQDYIQSKIVYYLMNIHVQPRTIYLCRHGESEYNLVGRIGGDSGLSARGKQFSQALKKFIEEQEIVDLKVWTSQLKRTIQTAESLGVLYEQWKILNEIDAGVCEEMTYAEIEAKYPDEFAMRDQEKYLYRYPGGESYQDLVQRLEPVIMELERQGNVLVISHQAVMRCLLAYFLDKSADELPYLRCPLHTILKLTPVAYGCKVETITLDVEAVNTHRDKPSLNSRMATLAV; from the exons ATGtcggcggcgccgcggggctGCGCCGGGGCCCCGCGGGGCAGGGCCGGCGAGAAGCAGTGCT catgggCTTCCTACATGACCAACTCCCCGACGCTGATCGTGATGATCGGGCTGCCTGCGAGGGGCAAGACCTACATGTCCAAAAAGCTCACCCGCTACCTCAACTGGATCGGGGTGCCCACCAAAG TGTTTAATTTAGGGGTGTATCGGCGCGAGGCGGTGAAGTCCTACAAGTCCTACGACTTCTTCAGGCACGACAACAAAGAGGCCATGGAAATCCGCAA ACGCTGTGCCCTGGTGGCTCTGGAAGATGTGAAGTCTTACCTCTTGGAGGAGTGCGGGCAAATAGCT GTGTTTGATGCGACCAACACGACTCGGGAGCGGCGGGACCTGATCTTAAATTTTGCTAAGGAAAATGCTTTCAAG GTGTTTTTCGTGGAGTCTGTCTGTGATGATCCAGAGGTCATCGCTGCCAATATCCTG GAGGTGAAAGTTTCCAGCCCTGACTACCCAGAGAGGCACCGGGAGAATGTGATGGACGATTTCCTGAAGAGGATCGAGTGCTACAAGGTCACCTACCAGCCTCTGGACCCGGATGCTAAGGACAA AGATCTTTCCTTCATTAAAGTGATCAACGTGGGCCAGCGGTTCCTGGTCAACCGAGTCCAGGACTACATCCAGAGTAAAATTGTCTATTACCTGATGAACATCCACGTCCAGCCACGCACCATCTACCTCTGCCGGCACGGCGAGAGCGAGTACAACCTCGTGGGCAGGATTGGTGGGGACTCTGGTCTGTCAGCCCGGGGCAAGCAG TTTTCCCAGGCGCTGAAGAAGTTCATTGAGGAGCAGGAGATCGTGGACCTGAAGGTGTGGACGAGCCAGCTGAAGAGGACAATCCAGACAGCCGAGTCCCTGGGGGTGCTCTACGAGCAGTGGAAGATCCTCAACGAGATCGATGCT gGGGTCTGTGAAGAAATGACCTACGCAGAAATTGAAGCCAAGTATCCAGATGAGTTTGCCATGAGGGATCAGGAGAAATATCTTTATCGTTATCCTGGAGGGGAG TCCTACCAGGACTTGGTGCAGCGCCTGGAGCCAGTAATTATGGAGCTGGAAAGGCAAGGCAACGTCCTGGTTATCTCCCACCAGGCAGTTATGAGGTGCCTCCTGGCTTATTTTCTTGACAAGAGTGCAG ATGAGCTGCCCTACCTGCGCTGCCCCCTCCACACCATTCTCAAGCTCACACCTGTTGCCTATG GCTGCAAGGTGGAGACAATTACCCTGGATGTGGAAGCAGTGAACACCCACCGGGACAAACCTTCCCTGAACTCA AGAATGGCCACTTTAGCAGTGTAG
- the YOD1 gene encoding ubiquitin thioesterase OTU1 isoform X1: protein MLRLRCKARSGSHALPGLSPHSRLRDMQAALAALTGVPAPAQRLLHGFPPRSLDLSDGERRLGELGIHSGDTLIVEEDTSKPEPDSPAVAKKAMSQPVREAVPVLARRVVPADNSCLFTSVSYVVEGGVYDPGCAPEMRSLIAQIVASDPESYCEAVLGKTNREYCDWIRREETWGGAIEVSILSKFYQCEICVVDTQTVRIDRFGEDAGYSKRVLLIYDGIHYDPLERRLPGSDLPPQTIFPSSDDVVLAQALELADEARRKRQFTDVNRFALRCMVCQKGLTGQLEAREHARETGHTNFGEV, encoded by the exons ATGCTGCGGCTGCGCTGCAAGGCCCGGAGCGGCTCGCACGCGCTGCCGGGGCTGTCGCCGCACTCCCGCCTCCGCGACATGCAGGCCGCGCTCGCCGCGCTCACCGGAGTGCCCGCGCCCGCGCAGCGCCTCCTGCACGGCTTCCCGCCGCGCAGCCTCGACCTCAGCGACGGCGAGCGGCGGCTCGGCGAGCTCGGCATCCACTCGG GTGACACTCTCATAGTGGAAGAGGACACATCCAAACCCGAGCCCGACTCGCCGGCGGTCGCCAAAAAAGCAATGTCCCAGCCTGTCAGGGAAGCCGTGCCTGTGCTGGCCAGGAGGGTGGTGCCAGCAGACAACTCCTGCCTGTTCACCAGCGTGTCCTACGTGGTGGAGGGCGGCGTGTACGACCCCGGCTGCGCCCCGGAGATGCGCAGCCTCATCGCCCAGATCGTGGCCAGCGACCCCGAGTCCTACTGCGAGGCCGTGCTGGGCAAAACCAACAGGGAATACTGTGACTGGATCCGCAGGGAGGAGACCTGGGGAGGAGCCATCGAGGTGTCCATCCTGTCCAAGTTCTACCAGTGCGAGATCTGCGTGGTGGACACGCAGACCGTGCGCATCGACCGCTTCGGCGAGGACGCGGGCTACAGCAAGCGCGTGCTGCTGATCTACGACGGCATCCACTACGACCCGCTGGAGCGGCGCCTGCCCGGCTCCGACCTTCCCCCCCAGACCATCTTCCCCAGCAGCGACGACGTGGTGCTGGCGCAGGCGCTGGAGCTGGCGGACGAGGCGCGCAGGAAGAGGCAGTTCACGGACGTGAATCGCTTCGCCCTGCGCTGCATGGTGTGCCAGAAGGGACTGACGGGGCAGCTGGAGGCCAGGGAGCACGCCAGGGAGACGGGACACACCAACTTCGGGGAGGTGTGA
- the YOD1 gene encoding ubiquitin thioesterase OTU1 isoform X2 — translation MSQPVREAVPVLARRVVPADNSCLFTSVSYVVEGGVYDPGCAPEMRSLIAQIVASDPESYCEAVLGKTNREYCDWIRREETWGGAIEVSILSKFYQCEICVVDTQTVRIDRFGEDAGYSKRVLLIYDGIHYDPLERRLPGSDLPPQTIFPSSDDVVLAQALELADEARRKRQFTDVNRFALRCMVCQKGLTGQLEAREHARETGHTNFGEV, via the coding sequence ATGTCCCAGCCTGTCAGGGAAGCCGTGCCTGTGCTGGCCAGGAGGGTGGTGCCAGCAGACAACTCCTGCCTGTTCACCAGCGTGTCCTACGTGGTGGAGGGCGGCGTGTACGACCCCGGCTGCGCCCCGGAGATGCGCAGCCTCATCGCCCAGATCGTGGCCAGCGACCCCGAGTCCTACTGCGAGGCCGTGCTGGGCAAAACCAACAGGGAATACTGTGACTGGATCCGCAGGGAGGAGACCTGGGGAGGAGCCATCGAGGTGTCCATCCTGTCCAAGTTCTACCAGTGCGAGATCTGCGTGGTGGACACGCAGACCGTGCGCATCGACCGCTTCGGCGAGGACGCGGGCTACAGCAAGCGCGTGCTGCTGATCTACGACGGCATCCACTACGACCCGCTGGAGCGGCGCCTGCCCGGCTCCGACCTTCCCCCCCAGACCATCTTCCCCAGCAGCGACGACGTGGTGCTGGCGCAGGCGCTGGAGCTGGCGGACGAGGCGCGCAGGAAGAGGCAGTTCACGGACGTGAATCGCTTCGCCCTGCGCTGCATGGTGTGCCAGAAGGGACTGACGGGGCAGCTGGAGGCCAGGGAGCACGCCAGGGAGACGGGACACACCAACTTCGGGGAGGTGTGA